From one Novosphingobium sp. genomic stretch:
- a CDS encoding TolC family protein — MISSAGFGMSRARWFKTLLPFMALACADAAMAGESFPLDRLEELAHSNPALRAAATEIDGARAGIQTARAYPNPEVEYMAGSMNYRPYASGISGASDSYSITQPLDLPFRRTPRIAAARAGLEASKAGYAAVETDWIADLRLAYFGALRRTAEKANAQTDLSLMQSVYAKIQLRVQQGDAPRIELIRAEADLLNVQKAAQAAALREDQARLQLRTLVGPDLPEDFALTGQLDAPLPLPSLGVLQEQALAANPSLARARAEVEQARHRLDYEESGRLPVVSLRATREADREMRQTRVGVTVSIPLWDRKLGPVHEAEARRSQSDLQLTARTYAIKQELGIAWRQYEVAQTQVAALENGLIAQTRAAVNVADAAYKAGERGLIDVLDAQRVYRAARADLIASRYELAAAWVDIQRLVASPEPLPARNTP, encoded by the coding sequence ATGATTTCCTCTGCCGGTTTCGGCATGTCACGGGCGCGCTGGTTCAAGACCTTGCTGCCCTTTATGGCCCTGGCTTGCGCGGATGCGGCCATGGCGGGCGAAAGCTTCCCCCTCGATCGGCTTGAAGAGCTGGCGCACTCCAATCCCGCGTTGCGCGCCGCCGCGACCGAGATCGATGGCGCCCGCGCCGGCATCCAGACCGCGCGGGCCTATCCGAACCCCGAGGTCGAATATATGGCCGGTTCGATGAACTATCGCCCCTATGCCAGCGGCATTTCGGGCGCATCGGACAGTTACAGCATCACGCAGCCTCTCGACCTGCCTTTCCGCCGCACGCCGCGCATCGCTGCCGCCCGTGCCGGGCTGGAGGCGAGCAAGGCGGGCTATGCCGCTGTCGAGACCGACTGGATTGCCGATCTGCGCCTCGCCTATTTCGGGGCTTTGCGGCGCACGGCGGAAAAGGCCAATGCGCAGACCGACCTTTCGCTGATGCAGTCTGTCTATGCCAAGATCCAGTTGCGGGTTCAGCAGGGCGATGCCCCGCGCATCGAGCTGATCCGTGCCGAGGCTGATCTGCTTAACGTGCAAAAGGCGGCTCAGGCGGCGGCTTTGCGCGAGGATCAGGCAAGACTGCAGTTGCGCACGCTGGTCGGGCCCGATCTGCCTGAGGATTTCGCCCTGACCGGGCAATTGGATGCACCTTTGCCGTTGCCCTCGCTGGGTGTGTTGCAGGAGCAGGCTCTGGCCGCCAACCCCTCGCTGGCCCGCGCCCGCGCCGAGGTTGAGCAGGCCCGCCACCGTCTGGATTACGAGGAGTCCGGCCGCCTTCCCGTGGTTTCGCTGCGCGCCACGCGCGAGGCGGATCGCGAAATGCGCCAGACCCGCGTCGGCGTCACCGTCTCGATCCCTTTGTGGGACCGCAAGCTGGGCCCGGTGCATGAGGCCGAGGCCAGGCGCAGCCAGAGCGATCTGCAACTCACCGCCCGCACCTATGCCATCAAGCAGGAGCTGGGCATCGCCTGGCGCCAGTATGAGGTGGCGCAGACGCAGGTCGCCGCTTTGGAAAATGGGCTGATCGCCCAGACCCGCGCTGCCGTGAATGTTGCCGATGCCGCCTACAAGGCGGGCGAGCGCGGGTTGATCGATGTGCTCGATGCCCAGCGCGTCTACCGCGCCGCCCGCGCCGATCTGATCGCCAGCCGTTACGAACTGGCCGCCGCCTGGGTGGATATCCAGCGCCTGGTCGCCTCTCCCGAACCTCTTCCCGCCCGGAACACCCCATGA
- a CDS encoding efflux RND transporter periplasmic adaptor subunit, which produces MKKALLLLAPLLLSACGEKAEKPEAKAPADPMLVSATPDIAKRLRTAVVGEAPVSETLRVAGQIDFDENRVARIGATVTGRVSAMPGQIGAQVGRGTVLAQITSTDLTTQQLAYVRARSAYELNRRNAERARTLFAADVISAAELQKRESEYSVSSAEMRAAADQLRLLGLSHSALGSLGRGTVNSVSQVTATMSGVIVERHLALGQVVQPSDQLFVVADLSKVWAVAQVPEQQVHLVKLGENVTIEIPALEDEKRSGKLVFVGHTVDPKTRTVLIRTELDNSKGDLKPMMLSTMLVQGQAQPRLVVPASAVVRENNADYVFVSEGKGHYRLRAVTLGHEEEGKRAVQSGLKAGETIVVDGGFHLNTERNRQATEG; this is translated from the coding sequence ATGAAAAAAGCCCTGCTGCTTCTTGCCCCCCTGCTTCTGAGCGCTTGCGGCGAGAAGGCTGAAAAGCCCGAAGCAAAGGCCCCAGCCGACCCCATGCTGGTGAGCGCTACGCCCGATATAGCCAAGCGCCTGCGCACCGCGGTGGTGGGCGAGGCGCCGGTGTCGGAAACCCTGCGCGTGGCCGGGCAGATCGATTTCGACGAAAACCGCGTGGCCCGCATCGGCGCCACCGTCACCGGCCGCGTTTCGGCGATGCCGGGGCAGATCGGGGCGCAAGTCGGGCGAGGTACCGTGCTGGCGCAGATCACCAGCACCGACCTGACCACGCAGCAGCTGGCTTACGTGCGCGCGCGTTCGGCCTATGAGCTGAACCGCCGCAATGCCGAGCGTGCCCGCACCCTCTTCGCCGCCGATGTCATCAGCGCCGCCGAATTGCAGAAGCGTGAGAGCGAATACAGCGTCTCCTCCGCCGAGATGCGCGCCGCCGCCGATCAGCTTCGCCTGCTGGGGCTGAGCCACTCGGCCCTGGGTAGTCTGGGCCGTGGGACGGTCAATTCGGTCTCGCAGGTCACCGCAACCATGAGTGGCGTCATCGTGGAGCGGCATCTCGCGCTGGGTCAGGTGGTGCAGCCCTCCGACCAGCTTTTTGTGGTGGCCGATCTCTCGAAGGTCTGGGCGGTGGCTCAGGTGCCCGAACAGCAGGTCCATCTGGTCAAGCTGGGCGAGAATGTCACGATCGAGATCCCCGCGCTGGAGGATGAAAAGCGCAGCGGCAAGCTGGTCTTCGTTGGCCATACCGTCGATCCCAAGACCCGCACCGTGCTGATCCGCACCGAGCTGGACAACAGCAAGGGCGATCTGAAACCCATGATGCTCTCGACCATGCTGGTGCAGGGGCAGGCCCAGCCCAGGCTGGTGGTTCCCGCCTCCGCGGTGGTGCGCGAGAACAATGCCGATTACGTGTTCGTCAGCGAAGGCAAGGGGCATTACCGCCTGCGTGCTGTCACCCTGGGCCATGAGGAGGAAGGCAAGCGCGCCGTCCAGTCCGGCCTGAAGGCGGGCGAGACGATCGTGGTGGATGGCGGCTTCCATCTCAACACCGAGCGCAACCGTCAGGCGACCGAAGGCTGA
- a CDS encoding CusA/CzcA family heavy metal efflux RND transporter — protein sequence MIQSLIRAALKQRLIVVVVALVLLGFGFSAARQLSVDAFPDVTNVQVQIATEALGRSPEEVERMATAPIEVAMTGLQGLEEMRSLNKPGLSLITLVFSEKTNVYFARQLVMERLAELGPKLSPGIAPVLGPVSTGLGEVYQYTLDKAGEEGKALSAEELTNRRIVQDWVVRPLLRSTPGVAEINSQGGYPRQYQIMVDPDRLRHYQVSVADVFQAVARNNANAGGGVLPQFAEQYLIRGQGLVKSEDDLRAIVIRENASQPIYLRDVAQVAIGAGTREGAVIKNGTAEAVGGVVMMMAGGNAKQVVGRVKEKVAEINAKGMLPDGLKIVPYYDRSELVDAALHTVTKVLLEGAVLVVVILFLFLGDIRSSLIVLATLILTPLLTFLFMNWLGISANLMSLGGLAIAIGLMVDGSVVVVENAFAQLGEAANKGQSKARIILNAVVEVATPVIFGVGIIILVFLPLMTLEGMEGKMFAPLAFTIAIALAISLVLSLTLTPVLSTYLLKPPAHEGDHDTKVIAWMKARYTRMLGWALGNERKTVLIALGGFVSTLCLFPFLGTAFIPEMKEGSMVPGINRVPNISLDESIRIEMEAMKLVMQVPGVKSAVSGVGRGESPADPQGPNESTPIVSLKPRNEWPKGWNQDDIADAMREKLAKIPGIQVVMAQPISDRVDEMVTGVRSDIAVKVFGDDLDQLKTTAEAIARVGRGMQGAEDIRIEKISGQQYLSVDIDRQAVARYGLNVTDVNDLIETAIGGKAATEIFEGERRFPAVVRLPAEDRSSIQSISDLLVSTPGGAAVRLADVADIKVVDGPAQISRESGKRRIVIGMNVKGRDLGGFVAELQKKVGAQVKLPSGYYLEWGGQFQNMQRAMGHLMIIVPITVAAIFFLLFILFNSLRLATLIITVLPFASIGGVIGLFVSGEYLSVPASVGFIALWGIAVLNGVVLVSYIRKLRDEGLDVREAARQGATMRFRPVMMTATVALLGLVPFLFSTGPGSEVQRPLAIVVIGGLITSTLLTLLVLPTIYRFFDSEPLEA from the coding sequence ATGATCCAGAGCCTGATCCGTGCCGCGCTCAAGCAGCGGCTGATTGTCGTCGTGGTGGCGCTGGTGCTGCTGGGCTTCGGCTTCAGCGCGGCGCGGCAATTGTCGGTGGACGCTTTCCCCGACGTCACCAATGTGCAGGTACAGATCGCCACCGAAGCTCTGGGCCGCAGCCCCGAAGAGGTGGAGCGCATGGCCACCGCCCCCATCGAGGTGGCGATGACCGGCCTGCAGGGGCTGGAGGAGATGCGCTCGCTCAACAAGCCGGGGCTATCGCTGATCACGCTGGTGTTCAGCGAGAAGACCAATGTCTATTTCGCCCGCCAGTTGGTGATGGAGCGGCTGGCCGAATTAGGGCCGAAGCTCTCGCCGGGGATTGCGCCCGTTCTGGGGCCGGTCTCGACCGGGCTTGGCGAGGTCTATCAGTATACGCTCGACAAGGCGGGCGAAGAGGGGAAGGCCCTCAGCGCGGAGGAACTGACCAACCGCCGCATAGTGCAGGATTGGGTGGTGCGGCCCCTGTTGCGCTCCACGCCCGGCGTGGCGGAGATCAACTCGCAAGGGGGGTATCCGCGCCAGTATCAGATCATGGTCGATCCTGACCGACTGCGACATTATCAGGTCAGCGTGGCCGATGTGTTTCAGGCCGTGGCGCGCAACAATGCCAATGCCGGGGGCGGCGTGCTGCCGCAATTTGCCGAGCAGTATCTGATCCGTGGGCAGGGCCTTGTCAAAAGCGAGGACGATCTGCGCGCCATCGTCATCCGTGAGAATGCCAGCCAGCCGATCTATCTGCGCGATGTGGCGCAGGTGGCGATTGGCGCGGGCACGCGTGAGGGCGCCGTCATCAAGAACGGCACCGCCGAGGCCGTGGGCGGCGTGGTTATGATGATGGCGGGCGGCAATGCCAAGCAGGTCGTCGGCCGCGTGAAGGAGAAGGTGGCCGAGATCAACGCCAAGGGCATGCTGCCCGATGGGCTGAAGATCGTGCCCTATTACGACCGCTCTGAACTGGTCGATGCCGCGCTGCATACGGTGACCAAGGTGCTGCTGGAAGGCGCGGTGCTGGTGGTGGTGATCCTCTTCCTGTTTCTGGGAGATATCCGCAGTTCGCTGATCGTGTTGGCAACCTTGATCCTGACGCCGCTGCTGACCTTCCTGTTTATGAACTGGCTGGGGATTTCGGCCAATCTGATGTCGCTGGGCGGGTTGGCGATTGCCATTGGCCTGATGGTGGATGGATCGGTGGTGGTGGTAGAAAACGCCTTCGCGCAATTGGGCGAGGCGGCGAACAAGGGGCAATCGAAAGCCCGCATCATCCTCAACGCCGTTGTGGAGGTGGCAACGCCGGTGATCTTCGGCGTGGGCATCATCATTCTGGTTTTCCTGCCGCTGATGACGCTGGAGGGCATGGAGGGCAAGATGTTTGCCCCTCTGGCCTTTACCATCGCCATCGCGCTGGCCATCTCGCTGGTGTTGTCGCTGACGCTGACGCCGGTGCTCTCCACCTATTTGCTCAAACCCCCGGCGCATGAGGGCGATCATGATACCAAGGTGATCGCCTGGATGAAGGCGCGCTACACCCGCATGCTGGGCTGGGCGTTGGGCAATGAACGCAAGACCGTGCTGATCGCGCTGGGCGGCTTTGTCTCCACTCTCTGCCTGTTCCCCTTCCTCGGCACGGCCTTTATCCCTGAGATGAAGGAAGGCTCGATGGTGCCGGGCATCAACCGCGTGCCCAACATCTCGCTCGATGAATCCATCCGCATCGAGATGGAGGCGATGAAGCTGGTGATGCAGGTGCCGGGTGTGAAATCGGCGGTCTCGGGCGTGGGACGCGGCGAGAGCCCCGCCGATCCGCAGGGGCCGAACGAGTCCACCCCCATCGTCAGCCTGAAACCGCGCAATGAATGGCCCAAGGGCTGGAATCAGGACGATATTGCCGATGCCATGCGCGAAAAGCTGGCCAAGATCCCCGGCATTCAGGTGGTGATGGCCCAGCCCATCTCCGACCGCGTGGATGAGATGGTGACGGGCGTGCGCTCGGACATCGCCGTGAAGGTCTTCGGTGACGATCTCGACCAGCTGAAAACCACCGCAGAGGCCATCGCCCGCGTGGGCCGGGGCATGCAGGGCGCCGAGGACATCCGCATCGAGAAGATCTCGGGCCAGCAGTACCTGTCCGTCGACATCGACCGGCAGGCGGTGGCGCGTTACGGGCTCAACGTCACCGATGTGAACGATCTGATCGAGACCGCCATCGGCGGCAAGGCGGCCACCGAAATCTTCGAGGGCGAGCGCCGCTTCCCCGCCGTGGTCCGCCTGCCCGCTGAGGATCGCTCCAGCATCCAGTCGATTTCCGATCTGCTGGTCTCCACGCCCGGAGGCGCCGCCGTGCGTCTGGCCGATGTGGCGGATATCAAGGTGGTCGACGGGCCCGCGCAGATCAGCCGGGAAAGCGGCAAGCGCCGCATCGTCATCGGCATGAATGTGAAGGGCCGCGATCTGGGTGGTTTCGTGGCCGAATTGCAGAAGAAGGTGGGCGCGCAGGTGAAGCTGCCCAGCGGCTATTACCTCGAATGGGGCGGGCAGTTCCAGAACATGCAGCGCGCCATGGGCCATCTGATGATCATCGTGCCGATCACCGTGGCGGCGATCTTCTTCCTGCTGTTCATCCTGTTCAACTCGCTGCGCCTCGCCACGCTGATCATCACCGTGCTGCCCTTTGCCTCGATCGGCGGGGTGATCGGGCTCTTCGTTTCGGGCGAGTATCTCTCGGTCCCGGCCTCGGTGGGCTTTATCGCGCTGTGGGGGATTGCCGTGCTCAATGGCGTGGTGCTGGTCAGCTATATCCGCAAGTTGCGCGATGAGGGCCTCGATGTGCGCGAGGCCGCAAGGCAGGGCGCCACCATGCGCTTCCGCCCGGTGATGATGACCGCCACGGTGGCATTGCTGGGGCTGGTGCCCTTCCTCTTCTCCACCGGGCCGGGGTCCGAGGTGCAGCGTCCGCTCGCCATTGTGGTGATCGGGGGGCTGATCACCTCCACCCTGCTGACCCTGCTGGTGCTGCCCACCATCTACCGCTTCTTCGACAGCGAACCGCTCGAAGCCTGA
- a CDS encoding P-II family nitrogen regulator, producing MFEIKAVIRPAKLDILRTALRQLPQFPGMSVIKIDGCSAPWVEQSEPAGIKRDLLDYTPKVMVVMVAPEDVVTLLCDTIHRVAHTGRVGDGLIWTTPVERFVRITAPAD from the coding sequence ATGTTCGAGATCAAGGCCGTCATCCGCCCCGCCAAGCTGGATATCCTGCGCACCGCTCTGCGCCAGTTGCCGCAATTCCCCGGCATGAGCGTCATCAAGATCGATGGTTGCAGCGCGCCATGGGTCGAGCAGTCCGAACCGGCAGGCATCAAGCGCGATCTGCTCGATTACACCCCGAAGGTGATGGTGGTGATGGTCGCGCCGGAAGATGTCGTGACGCTGCTATGCGACACCATCCACCGGGTGGCCCATACCGGTCGCGTCGGCGACGGGTTGATCTGGACCACGCCGGTGGAGCGTTTCGTAAGGATTACCGCGCCCGCTGACTAA
- a CDS encoding lmo0937 family membrane protein produces MLWTIVVVLVILWALGAFVVPVGGGLIHLLLVIALVVILFQILTGRRVP; encoded by the coding sequence ATGTTGTGGACCATTGTCGTCGTGCTGGTCATTTTGTGGGCGCTGGGTGCCTTTGTGGTCCCTGTCGGGGGTGGGTTGATCCACTTGCTGCTGGTGATCGCTCTGGTGGTCATCCTGTTTCAGATTCTGACCGGGCGCCGCGTGCCTTAG
- a CDS encoding alpha/beta hydrolase gives MLGSDVIWPLWGETPTVTFENPDAPPEAAVVTAVDNPVLLGFRPARPNGRAMLVLGGGGYVALMAGREGVQVAQWLTALGYHAFVLLHRFPNAGHGMAAPLDDAIEAMRLIRASDPAFDGVGVVGLSSGGHLAACLFATYPEEWTQQSTTARPDVAVIGYAPISTNAKGRTIVANKPPLPPVEKQAMYDRLQPDVQLLPSPPPAFLVYAGNDPVVPVENAHRLHDRWSAAGGSAELHIFADAPHGFALDTKGLPVSLWPSLCEAWLRQVGFLD, from the coding sequence ATGTTGGGATCGGACGTCATCTGGCCCTTATGGGGCGAAACACCCACAGTCACCTTCGAGAACCCCGACGCCCCGCCCGAAGCGGCGGTGGTTACGGCGGTCGACAACCCGGTTCTTCTCGGCTTTCGCCCGGCCAGGCCCAATGGACGCGCGATGCTGGTACTGGGCGGAGGCGGCTATGTCGCCCTTATGGCGGGGCGTGAGGGTGTTCAGGTCGCGCAATGGCTGACGGCTCTGGGCTATCATGCCTTCGTCCTGCTGCATCGTTTTCCCAATGCCGGGCATGGCATGGCCGCGCCGCTGGATGACGCCATCGAGGCCATGCGCCTCATCCGCGCCAGTGACCCCGCCTTTGACGGTGTGGGCGTGGTCGGCCTGTCCTCGGGCGGCCATCTCGCGGCCTGCCTGTTTGCCACCTATCCCGAGGAATGGACGCAGCAATCCACGACAGCACGGCCTGATGTGGCGGTCATCGGTTATGCGCCGATCTCGACCAATGCCAAGGGGCGCACAATCGTCGCGAACAAGCCGCCGCTGCCGCCGGTCGAAAAGCAGGCGATGTATGACCGGCTGCAGCCTGACGTCCAGCTTCTGCCCTCGCCCCCGCCAGCCTTTCTTGTCTATGCGGGCAATGACCCGGTCGTGCCGGTCGAGAACGCCCATCGGCTGCATGATCGCTGGAGCGCGGCGGGCGGCTCGGCCGAGTTGCATATTTTTGCCGATGCGCCGCATGGCTTCGCGCTCGATACGAAAGGGCTGCCGGTGTCCTTGTGGCCCTCCCTGTGCGAAGCGTGGCTGCGGCAAGTCGGCTTTCTGGACTAG
- a CDS encoding chromate transporter, producing the protein MNGRLLFQIGWIFGSLSLISIGGANVLIPEIHRQVVETHAWLDSESFARLFAISQAAPGPNIMLASIIGWHLAGLPGLLVATVAIVGPPSVMALLAGRGMRRWSETRGLQVLTIGLVPVALGLMLASGVVATRAAHAGWGGYVITGGVALAVFGTKRNPLIWMGLGIIAFVLSQSFQA; encoded by the coding sequence ATGAACGGGCGCCTGCTGTTTCAGATCGGCTGGATTTTCGGCTCGCTCTCGCTGATTTCGATCGGGGGCGCCAATGTGCTGATCCCCGAGATCCACCGGCAGGTCGTCGAAACCCATGCATGGCTGGACAGCGAGAGTTTCGCCCGGCTTTTCGCCATCTCGCAGGCCGCGCCCGGCCCCAACATCATGCTGGCGAGCATCATCGGCTGGCACCTGGCCGGTCTGCCCGGCCTGCTGGTGGCGACTGTCGCGATTGTGGGGCCACCTTCGGTCATGGCTCTGCTGGCGGGGCGCGGCATGCGCCGCTGGAGCGAGACGAGAGGCTTGCAGGTGCTGACCATCGGGCTGGTCCCCGTGGCGCTGGGGCTGATGCTGGCCAGCGGCGTGGTGGCGACACGCGCGGCGCATGCCGGATGGGGTGGCTATGTCATCACCGGCGGCGTCGCCCTTGCGGTCTTTGGCACCAAGCGCAACCCGCTCATCTGGATGGGGCTGGGCATCATCGCCTTTGTGCTGTCGCAATCCTTTCAAGCCTGA
- a CDS encoding chromate transporter has translation MSVTPSTPPTRCDLFLGFLKIGLMGFGGVAAIARHVIVVEREWLSDEDYGRLLGLCQALPGANTVNVAVMLGDRYQGVIGALVSVVGIMVMPLTVLVAAATAYDHVANHPLARLVLTGAAVSAAGLILGAAAKLLVRARPSPAGWGCAAAAMIAVAAFQVPLPWTLACIAPLSLAIAVWSLRRSEGRR, from the coding sequence ATGAGCGTGACGCCCTCCACCCCGCCGACACGGTGCGACCTGTTTCTGGGCTTTCTCAAGATCGGTCTGATGGGCTTTGGTGGTGTCGCGGCGATCGCCCGGCATGTCATCGTGGTCGAGCGCGAATGGCTGAGCGACGAGGATTACGGCCGGCTGCTCGGCCTCTGTCAGGCCTTGCCGGGGGCGAATACGGTGAATGTCGCGGTCATGCTGGGCGATCGCTATCAGGGGGTGATCGGGGCGCTGGTCAGCGTGGTGGGCATCATGGTCATGCCGCTGACGGTGCTGGTGGCCGCCGCCACGGCCTATGACCATGTGGCCAATCATCCGCTCGCCCGCCTCGTGCTGACCGGCGCCGCCGTGAGCGCAGCCGGACTGATCCTTGGCGCCGCCGCCAAATTGCTGGTGCGCGCAAGGCCTTCACCCGCTGGTTGGGGCTGCGCGGCTGCGGCGATGATCGCGGTGGCCGCGTTTCAGGTGCCTTTGCCATGGACTTTGGCCTGCATCGCTCCCTTGAGTTTGGCCATCGCCGTCTGGAGCTTGCGGCGATCAGAGGGGCGGCGATGA